In Myxococcus stipitatus, a single window of DNA contains:
- a CDS encoding efflux RND transporter periplasmic adaptor subunit gives MKRILSAAVVAVVMAGCGGGGTSAAPPAPAAQVAQKPVGVRAVTPTTKLEASVLQATGSVRAKQEAKLSAQVAGTLVRVTVNAGDAVKRGQVLAQLDTSNARIAANQARAGKAAADAALEGAKTEVERARTLAAQGSLARAALDKAEVAYRQAQAQVQQAAAQVDSAQEALRDATLTAPFDGVITSRAANEGDYVSTGTAIFGLVNTRALEVRVPVPEAFVDRVKTGAVIQGTLNPSGAPFEAKVRSLGAIIDTQTRTVEVLADVLPAKDDAVVLRAGALVSMDFSATAGSDDAGLFLPTQAVNARGQQGFVWVVRDGKAQRRDVQVERVLPGFVRVVRGLGPSDHVVADASLPLQDGTALQVVQ, from the coding sequence ATGAAGAGAATCCTGAGCGCGGCGGTGGTGGCGGTGGTGATGGCGGGGTGTGGCGGGGGTGGCACGTCCGCGGCCCCGCCCGCGCCCGCCGCGCAGGTGGCGCAGAAGCCGGTGGGTGTCCGCGCCGTCACGCCGACCACGAAGCTGGAGGCGAGCGTCCTGCAAGCCACCGGCAGCGTGCGCGCCAAGCAGGAGGCGAAGCTGAGCGCGCAGGTGGCCGGCACGCTGGTGCGCGTCACCGTGAACGCGGGCGACGCGGTGAAGCGCGGGCAGGTGCTGGCGCAGCTGGACACCTCCAATGCGCGCATCGCGGCCAACCAGGCGCGCGCCGGGAAGGCCGCGGCGGACGCCGCGCTGGAGGGCGCGAAGACGGAGGTGGAGCGGGCACGGACGCTGGCGGCGCAGGGCAGCCTGGCGCGCGCCGCGCTCGACAAGGCCGAGGTGGCCTACCGCCAGGCCCAGGCCCAGGTCCAGCAGGCCGCCGCGCAGGTCGACAGCGCGCAGGAGGCGCTGCGCGACGCCACCCTCACCGCCCCCTTCGACGGCGTCATCACCAGCCGCGCCGCCAACGAGGGGGACTACGTGTCGACGGGCACGGCCATCTTCGGGCTGGTCAACACGCGGGCGCTCGAGGTGCGCGTCCCTGTGCCGGAGGCCTTCGTGGACCGGGTGAAGACGGGCGCCGTCATCCAGGGCACGCTCAACCCCTCCGGCGCGCCCTTCGAGGCGAAGGTGCGCAGCCTGGGCGCCATCATCGACACGCAGACGCGCACCGTGGAGGTGCTCGCGGACGTGCTGCCGGCGAAGGACGACGCGGTGGTGCTGCGCGCGGGCGCGCTGGTGTCGATGGACTTCTCCGCCACGGCGGGCTCCGACGACGCGGGGCTGTTCCTGCCCACGCAGGCCGTCAACGCGCGCGGCCAGCAGGGCTTCGTCTGGGTGGTGCGGGACGGCAAGGCGCAGCGCCGTGACGTCCAGGTGGAGCGCGTGCTGCCGGGCTTCGTGCGCGTGGTGCGGGGCCTGGGCCCCAGCGACCACGTCGTGGCCGACGCGAGCCTGCCCTTGCAGGACGGCACCGCGCTCCAGGTCGTCCAGTAG
- a CDS encoding PH domain-containing protein: protein MADLVREGLLRLLKVDPRPRLPEGDLRVFRAAPAYLTYRRILWGLKQTGVLVGLVAGWLFVDRVLEHLEIPYLRPWIAWALEVLAWTGFLLQLPLSFLVTRLDYELRWYVLSDRSLRVREGVLSLREKTMAFANIQQLSIRQNPLQRLLGIADVKVETAGGGGAGGGGHDEHAGMGERPHEAHFHGVEDAEAIRDVILARVRMHRDTGLGEPSEHARPMPPPASEDGALEAARELLTEVRELRGALTRERRASAP, encoded by the coding sequence ATGGCTGACCTGGTGCGGGAGGGACTGCTCCGGCTGCTGAAGGTGGACCCCAGGCCCCGGCTGCCGGAGGGCGACCTCCGCGTCTTCCGCGCGGCGCCGGCGTACCTGACCTACCGGCGCATCCTCTGGGGCTTGAAGCAGACGGGAGTGTTGGTGGGCCTGGTGGCCGGCTGGCTGTTCGTGGACCGCGTGCTGGAGCACCTCGAGATTCCGTACCTGCGGCCGTGGATCGCCTGGGCGCTGGAGGTGCTGGCCTGGACGGGCTTCCTGCTCCAGCTGCCGCTGAGCTTCCTCGTCACGCGGCTGGACTACGAGCTGCGCTGGTACGTGCTGAGCGACCGCAGCCTGCGCGTGCGCGAGGGCGTCCTGAGCCTGCGCGAGAAAACGATGGCCTTCGCCAACATCCAGCAGCTCTCCATCCGCCAGAACCCGCTCCAGCGACTGCTGGGCATCGCGGACGTGAAGGTGGAGACGGCGGGAGGAGGCGGCGCTGGCGGTGGCGGGCACGACGAGCACGCCGGCATGGGCGAGCGTCCACACGAGGCCCACTTCCACGGCGTCGAGGACGCGGAGGCCATCCGCGACGTCATCCTCGCGCGCGTGCGGATGCACCGGGACACGGGGCTCGGAGAGCCCTCCGAGCACGCGCGCCCCATGCCGCCGCCCGCCTCCGAGGACGGCGCGCTGGAGGCGGCGCGCGAGCTGCTCACGGAGGTGCGCGAGCTGCGCGGCGCGCTCACCCGCGAGCGCCGCGCGTCGGCACCGTGA
- a CDS encoding POTRA domain-containing protein, with the protein MKNLSTTTPPLRHLRLLVVLQAVGLPGGALAREGKDGARPDTLRLEATAPAPRQLTGRIERIELRGNTRTQDSVLLRAMRMTPGDVLVTGDVDELKRRLLNLKLFKSVEVLTLPEGAGVGLQVTVEERWTLLPIPVFSSSKGQWQAGVFAVESNLFGLQKTLVAGGMAGNRGGSLFSMFRDPGIGGSRWTGLLAFQFAKTDRERRVEDVVVDAYTDRRFDISGTLGYQVTPELNVGVGGFSLINKPLASKDGGPAPQRGEVHGVSASVEYLGQDFHFYFDEGLVVRALYREGLDFLGSTRELRQVSLFASYTLPVFGDHALTLTAQHQQTRGDAFLDAQLLGGRTGSRGFASGTLWGETASAATLEYQVPLWSPQKLTLTAHAFVDVGRVEWKDSLLRYAAPGLGVRVYVRDVAIPAVGIEFTRDPQTGDVVTSAAVGFGF; encoded by the coding sequence ATGAAGAACCTCTCCACGACGACTCCCCCATTGCGACATCTCCGCCTGCTCGTGGTGTTGCAGGCAGTAGGACTTCCCGGCGGAGCCCTCGCCCGTGAGGGCAAGGACGGGGCGCGCCCCGACACGTTGCGCCTGGAGGCCACGGCGCCAGCGCCCCGACAGCTGACGGGGCGCATCGAGCGCATCGAGCTGCGAGGCAACACCCGCACCCAGGACTCCGTCCTCCTCCGAGCGATGCGCATGACCCCGGGCGACGTGCTGGTCACCGGCGACGTCGACGAGCTGAAGCGGCGGCTGCTCAACCTGAAGCTCTTCAAGAGCGTGGAGGTCCTCACCCTCCCGGAGGGCGCGGGCGTGGGGCTCCAGGTCACCGTGGAGGAGCGCTGGACGCTGCTGCCCATCCCGGTCTTCTCGTCCAGCAAGGGGCAATGGCAGGCGGGGGTCTTCGCCGTCGAGAGCAACCTCTTCGGCCTCCAGAAGACACTCGTGGCCGGCGGCATGGCGGGCAACCGTGGCGGTTCGCTGTTCTCGATGTTCCGGGACCCGGGCATCGGCGGCAGCCGCTGGACGGGCCTGCTCGCGTTCCAGTTCGCCAAGACGGACCGCGAGCGGCGCGTCGAGGACGTCGTCGTGGACGCGTACACGGACCGGCGCTTCGACATCTCCGGGACGCTCGGTTACCAGGTGACGCCGGAGCTCAACGTCGGCGTGGGTGGCTTCTCGCTCATCAACAAGCCGCTGGCGTCGAAGGACGGAGGCCCGGCGCCCCAGCGAGGCGAAGTGCACGGGGTGAGCGCCAGCGTCGAGTACCTGGGCCAGGACTTCCACTTCTACTTCGACGAGGGGCTGGTGGTCCGCGCGCTCTACCGCGAGGGCCTGGACTTCCTGGGGTCGACGCGCGAGCTGCGGCAGGTGTCCCTCTTCGCGAGCTACACCCTGCCCGTCTTCGGTGACCATGCGCTGACGCTGACGGCCCAGCACCAGCAGACCCGGGGCGACGCGTTCCTCGACGCGCAGCTCTTGGGAGGCCGCACCGGGAGCCGGGGCTTCGCCTCCGGGACGCTGTGGGGGGAGACGGCGAGCGCGGCGACGCTGGAGTACCAGGTGCCGCTGTGGAGCCCCCAGAAGCTGACGCTCACCGCGCACGCGTTCGTGGACGTGGGGCGGGTGGAGTGGAAGGACTCGCTGCTGCGATATGCCGCGCCCGGCCTGGGCGTCCGAGTCTACGTGCGTGACGTGGCCATCCCGGCCGTGGGCATCGAGTTCACACGAGACCCACAGACGGGGGACGTCGTCACCTCCGCCGCGGTGGGCTTCGGGTTCTGA
- a CDS encoding TetR/AcrR family transcriptional regulator yields MSPDPRTAILEAAGETFARFGFKKASIEDIARKAGVGKGSIYLHFESKEALFEAIVLRSHEQDLSELKARVRQATTCEEQLRAYIRCRFEQQARKPGGYRIELSHLFDLGVQAMKSKDLVPRMRAAEIAVLEGIIEAGVAQGVFMTASPALTAQGLQELVSMPTLRVMVEEPDARFLQGLETCFDLFIRGLKTRPAPTD; encoded by the coding sequence ATGAGCCCGGACCCACGCACCGCCATCCTGGAAGCCGCCGGCGAGACCTTCGCCCGGTTCGGCTTCAAGAAGGCGTCCATCGAGGACATCGCCCGGAAGGCGGGGGTGGGCAAGGGCAGCATCTACCTGCACTTCGAGAGCAAGGAGGCGCTGTTCGAGGCCATCGTGCTGCGGTCGCACGAGCAGGACCTCTCCGAGCTCAAGGCCCGTGTACGGCAAGCCACCACCTGCGAGGAGCAGCTCCGCGCCTACATCCGCTGCAGGTTCGAGCAGCAGGCCCGGAAGCCCGGTGGATACCGCATCGAGCTGAGCCACCTCTTCGACCTGGGCGTCCAGGCCATGAAGTCCAAGGACCTGGTGCCTCGGATGCGAGCGGCGGAGATTGCCGTGCTGGAGGGCATCATCGAGGCGGGCGTGGCGCAAGGGGTCTTCATGACGGCGTCCCCCGCCCTGACCGCCCAGGGCCTGCAGGAGCTCGTCTCCATGCCCACCCTCCGCGTGATGGTGGAGGAGCCCGACGCCCGGTTCCTTCAGGGGCTGGAGACCTGCTTCGACCTCTTCATCCGCGGCCTCAAGACCCGGCCCGCTCCCACCGACTGA
- a CDS encoding efflux RND transporter permease subunit: MLQTFIKQSVFTVMLMAAVVVFGLYAYPRIGVDQYPNVDIPVVTVTTLLPGADPESIEKNVTDPLEEALNTINGVDELNSINLENVSQVTLSFKLGTDVDVAAQDVRDRVQATLRSLPDDIETPVVEKFDIGAAPILTLSLTGSLPIEELTRVAEDVVKPSLQSQPGVGSITVVGGREREIQLVVDPQRLRGYGLAIGDVSQSLQAQSVDLPGGRATQGGRERVVRLTAEARSVEEIGNIILASPQGTPVRVRDVAAVVDGAQEARGAARSDTGAAVALVVRKQSGANTVQVAESVKESLDELNTGLPDGMTVSTIHDNSTTIRASIHAVQEDLLLGGVLSVLIVFLFLRDWRSTLVSAIALPVSVVGTFAVMALLGFTFNIITMLALTLSIGLLIDDAIVVIENIVRHLEEGKTPMQAALEGTRQIVIAVLAVTLAIVAVFVPVAFMEGMIGQFFYQFGITVAVAVLISYAVSMTLTPMLSSRMLKSHGHGPKNRVSAAIERVLVGMEDGYRRILDRVLARRGLTVAAAVGVLLLTLGMARFLKFTFIPPSDNSAVRVTLELPVGSTLEDTEKEMAQVAAQARGLEGVKETFSTAGGGTLEEVHKGEVQVNLVPRKERAFDQETFKVRLREALGQRPGVVLSVQDVTGTGGGGRTQQIQYVLQGSDWAQVVASSEKLLEKMKANPGFTDIDSTFRSGKPQFDVRVDRERAAQLGVPAAQVGTALRAYLGRDEFMKYREGGETYDVKLRLPDATLASEEALGQLTVRTSSGQLVELRSVADIIPSEGPVQIDRQNQKRQITLLANLAPGYTLGEGMSYLTAQAQQDLPRGVVGTFSGNAKEMGKTASAFGMALGLGILLLYMILASQFGSYIHPFTIMLSLPFAFIGAIAALLLSGHALSMIALIGVIMLMGLVVKNGILLVDFTQQLRDAGRSARDALLQAAPVRLRPILMTTIAMVAGMVPVALAQGDGAETRVPMALVIIGGLVSSTVLTLVVVPVVYSLLDGLSERFKRRAKQTEDSHATVTMSPGAANDLVEGSH; the protein is encoded by the coding sequence ATGCTCCAGACCTTCATCAAACAATCCGTCTTCACCGTCATGTTGATGGCGGCGGTCGTCGTCTTCGGGCTCTACGCCTATCCGCGCATCGGCGTGGACCAGTACCCCAACGTCGACATCCCCGTCGTCACCGTCACCACGCTGCTTCCGGGCGCGGACCCGGAGTCCATCGAGAAGAACGTCACCGACCCGCTCGAGGAGGCGCTCAACACCATCAACGGCGTGGACGAGCTCAACTCCATCAACCTGGAGAACGTCAGCCAGGTGACGCTGAGCTTCAAGCTGGGCACCGACGTGGACGTGGCCGCCCAGGACGTGCGCGACCGCGTGCAGGCCACGCTGCGCTCGCTGCCGGACGACATCGAGACGCCCGTGGTCGAGAAGTTCGACATCGGCGCGGCGCCCATCCTCACGCTGTCGCTCACCGGCTCGCTGCCCATCGAGGAGCTGACGCGGGTGGCGGAGGACGTGGTGAAGCCGTCGCTCCAGAGCCAGCCGGGCGTGGGCAGCATCACCGTGGTGGGTGGCCGCGAGCGGGAGATCCAGCTCGTCGTCGACCCGCAGCGGCTGCGCGGCTATGGGCTGGCCATTGGCGACGTCAGCCAGTCGCTCCAGGCGCAGAGCGTGGACCTGCCCGGCGGGCGCGCCACGCAGGGCGGCCGAGAGCGCGTGGTGCGCCTGACGGCGGAGGCGCGCAGCGTGGAGGAGATCGGCAACATCATCCTCGCCAGTCCCCAGGGCACCCCGGTGCGCGTGCGGGACGTGGCGGCGGTGGTGGACGGCGCGCAGGAGGCGCGCGGCGCGGCCCGGTCGGACACGGGCGCCGCCGTGGCGCTGGTCGTGCGCAAGCAGTCCGGCGCCAACACCGTGCAGGTCGCGGAGAGCGTCAAGGAGTCGCTCGACGAGCTCAACACCGGCCTGCCCGACGGCATGACGGTGAGCACCATCCACGACAACTCCACCACCATCCGCGCCTCCATCCACGCGGTGCAGGAGGACCTGCTGCTGGGCGGCGTCCTCTCCGTCCTCATCGTGTTCCTGTTCCTGCGGGACTGGCGCTCCACGCTGGTATCCGCCATCGCGCTGCCGGTGAGCGTCGTGGGCACCTTCGCGGTGATGGCGCTGCTGGGCTTCACGTTCAACATCATCACCATGCTGGCGCTGACGCTCTCCATCGGCCTGCTCATCGACGACGCCATCGTGGTCATCGAGAACATCGTGCGGCACCTGGAGGAGGGGAAGACGCCCATGCAGGCGGCGCTGGAGGGCACGCGGCAGATCGTCATCGCGGTGCTCGCCGTCACGCTCGCCATCGTCGCGGTGTTCGTCCCCGTGGCCTTCATGGAGGGGATGATCGGCCAGTTCTTCTACCAGTTCGGAATCACGGTGGCCGTGGCGGTGCTCATCTCCTACGCGGTGTCGATGACGCTCACGCCCATGCTCTCCAGCCGCATGCTCAAGAGCCATGGGCATGGCCCCAAGAACCGGGTGAGCGCCGCCATCGAGCGCGTGCTGGTGGGCATGGAGGACGGGTACCGCCGCATCCTCGACCGCGTGCTCGCGCGCCGTGGCCTCACCGTCGCCGCGGCCGTGGGCGTGCTGTTGCTGACGCTGGGCATGGCGCGCTTCCTCAAGTTCACCTTCATCCCGCCGTCCGACAACAGCGCGGTGCGCGTGACGCTCGAGCTGCCGGTGGGCTCCACCCTGGAGGACACCGAGAAGGAGATGGCGCAGGTCGCCGCCCAGGCGCGGGGCCTGGAGGGTGTGAAGGAGACGTTCAGCACCGCCGGCGGCGGCACGCTGGAGGAGGTCCACAAGGGCGAGGTGCAGGTGAACCTGGTGCCGCGCAAGGAGCGCGCCTTCGACCAGGAGACGTTCAAGGTGCGCCTGCGCGAGGCCCTGGGGCAGCGCCCCGGCGTGGTGCTCTCCGTCCAGGACGTCACCGGCACCGGCGGCGGCGGACGCACCCAGCAGATCCAGTACGTGCTGCAGGGCTCCGACTGGGCGCAGGTCGTCGCCTCCAGCGAGAAGCTGCTCGAGAAGATGAAGGCCAACCCCGGCTTCACCGACATCGACTCGACGTTCCGCAGCGGCAAGCCGCAGTTCGACGTGCGCGTGGACCGTGAGCGCGCCGCGCAGCTGGGGGTCCCGGCCGCCCAGGTGGGCACCGCGCTGCGCGCCTACCTGGGGCGCGACGAGTTCATGAAGTACCGCGAGGGCGGCGAGACGTACGACGTGAAGCTGCGCCTGCCGGACGCGACGCTCGCCTCCGAGGAGGCGCTGGGCCAGCTCACCGTCCGTACGTCGAGCGGCCAGCTGGTGGAGCTGCGCAGCGTGGCGGACATCATCCCGTCCGAGGGTCCGGTGCAGATCGACCGGCAGAACCAGAAGCGGCAGATCACCCTGCTCGCGAACCTGGCCCCTGGCTACACCCTGGGCGAGGGCATGAGCTACCTCACGGCGCAGGCCCAGCAGGACCTGCCCAGGGGCGTGGTGGGGACGTTCTCCGGCAACGCGAAGGAGATGGGCAAGACGGCCAGCGCGTTCGGCATGGCGCTGGGGCTGGGCATCCTCCTGCTCTACATGATTCTGGCGTCGCAGTTCGGCAGCTACATCCACCCCTTCACCATCATGCTCTCCCTGCCCTTCGCGTTCATCGGCGCCATCGCCGCGCTGCTCCTGTCGGGTCACGCGCTGTCGATGATCGCCCTCATCGGCGTCATCATGCTGATGGGCCTGGTGGTGAAGAACGGCATCCTGCTGGTCGACTTCACCCAGCAGCTCCGGGACGCGGGCAGGAGCGCGCGCGACGCGCTCTTGCAGGCCGCGCCGGTGCGCCTGCGCCCCATCCTCATGACGACCATCGCCATGGTGGCCGGCATGGTGCCGGTGGCGCTCGCCCAGGGTGACGGCGCCGAGACGCGCGTGCCCATGGCGCTGGTCATCATCGGCGGCCTCGTCAGCTCCACCGTCCTCACGCTGGTGGTGGTGCCCGTCGTCTACTCGCTGCTGGACGGGCTCTCCGAGCGCTTCAAGCGCCGCGCGAAGCAGACGGAGGACTCCCACGCCACCGTCACGATGTCCCCTGGCGCGGCGAACGACCTCGTGGAGGGCTCCCACTGA
- a CDS encoding TolC family protein — translation MLLRALVSSVLLTQAPNPPATAEPAPQPAADAPVRLDVVPSAPIPEATGLPVLTLEEALAFAEKQSPGLDAARARLRQSRELSNKAWAGYLPSVTANGSYTRYPKELSFSMAGIPDPIVLQNQNQLAGQLTAQQALLVPKLWPAIGNAYLGERVGALTAESTRRETLFAVAQAYLGAASLRESLAVQDQLLEVRRGFERDAQHRFEVGDVERLAVLRATLDRKQAEQEVVRSRNAYATAKSALAALLGRPVDFDVAPPTRTQVAIPADARDAASAEKTALDQRPDAAAARLNVDLARGGRRQVAMEYLPNLFATGNFTATNTGGLTGQATNWNVGLALSWTLFDGGLREANLRESSGKIAEANANQRATEEKIRDEVRKARSELESAEANLATAEERVKLAWESARLAKQSFDAGATTYLQVTDVNATLASAQLSAVAEALNVQLSRLALARAMGLFDPTGNSLATK, via the coding sequence ATGCTCCTCCGTGCCCTTGTCTCCAGTGTCCTGCTGACGCAGGCCCCCAACCCGCCGGCGACCGCCGAACCCGCCCCCCAGCCAGCCGCCGACGCGCCGGTGCGGCTGGACGTGGTCCCCAGCGCCCCCATCCCCGAGGCGACGGGGCTGCCGGTGCTCACCCTCGAGGAGGCGCTCGCCTTCGCGGAGAAGCAGAGCCCCGGACTCGACGCGGCGCGCGCGCGGCTCCGTCAGTCCCGGGAGCTGTCGAACAAGGCGTGGGCGGGCTACCTCCCCAGCGTCACCGCGAACGGCTCCTACACCCGGTATCCGAAGGAGCTGTCCTTCTCCATGGCCGGCATCCCGGACCCCATCGTCCTGCAGAACCAGAACCAGCTCGCCGGGCAGCTCACGGCGCAGCAGGCGCTGCTCGTCCCCAAGCTGTGGCCCGCCATCGGCAATGCCTATCTCGGTGAGCGGGTGGGCGCGCTGACGGCGGAGAGCACGCGCCGCGAGACGCTGTTCGCGGTGGCCCAGGCCTACCTCGGCGCCGCGAGCCTGCGGGAGTCCCTGGCGGTGCAGGACCAGCTCCTCGAAGTCCGCCGGGGCTTCGAGCGCGACGCCCAGCACCGCTTCGAGGTGGGCGACGTGGAGCGGCTGGCCGTCCTGCGCGCGACGCTGGACCGCAAGCAGGCCGAGCAGGAGGTGGTGCGCAGCCGCAATGCGTATGCGACGGCGAAGAGCGCGCTCGCGGCGCTGCTCGGTCGACCGGTGGACTTCGACGTGGCGCCGCCCACGCGGACGCAGGTCGCGATTCCCGCCGACGCGAGGGACGCGGCCAGCGCGGAGAAGACGGCGCTCGACCAGCGGCCGGACGCCGCGGCGGCGCGCCTCAACGTGGACCTGGCGCGCGGCGGTCGCCGGCAGGTGGCGATGGAGTACCTGCCCAACCTGTTCGCCACGGGCAACTTCACCGCGACGAACACGGGTGGGCTCACCGGGCAGGCCACCAACTGGAACGTGGGGCTGGCCCTGTCGTGGACGCTGTTCGACGGCGGGCTGCGCGAGGCCAACCTGCGGGAGTCCTCCGGGAAGATCGCCGAGGCCAACGCCAACCAGCGCGCCACCGAGGAGAAGATTCGCGACGAGGTGCGCAAGGCCCGGAGCGAGCTGGAGAGCGCGGAGGCGAACCTCGCCACGGCCGAGGAGCGGGTGAAGCTGGCGTGGGAGAGCGCGCGGCTGGCCAAGCAGAGCTTCGACGCCGGGGCCACCACGTACCTCCAGGTGACGGACGTCAACGCGACGCTCGCGAGCGCCCAGCTCTCCGCCGTCGCCGAGGCGCTCAACGTGCAGCTCTCCCGCCTCGCGCTCGCGCGGGCGATGGGCCTGTTCGACCCCACCGGCAACTCCCTGGCGACGAAGTAG
- a CDS encoding PKD domain-containing protein: protein MQLHSRGLRGWASATLALLLGACGEQVEPSSADSRMAPMPLVTSQRLTLAPSMLSPDGIRPIAGAYQNLVDEQHLIGDPRAGTGVDPVTTWGNVVYNESAYPMGFIIDLGQEYDLTEVGVFDTYDSGIITFDVGTPGAWVNVVTYKATEWKEWVLHPIQRRTRYVHFTREMYGASDEIVIYGSPVDGGPPANLPPTASAGADRTVVQPATSTALSGTASDSDGTVASVQWTQVSGPNTATLSGATTLSATASNLVLGLYEFELVVTDDDGATASDRVKVQVNASPTGRGVVLEVRKDANPYGKYGFVVYTPPGYSEGSLYPIVFFLHGLGQKGDGKGQLHLVRDEGPLRYIDQENKDYPFVLVAPQTDGFWSEWEVENQVDGFFEYILSTYKVDRKRVYLTGLSMGGAGTFNYAGRFPGKLAAALPVCNGGYGSNDARAQAMVAANLPIWATHGLDDKDIYPSATSGWFDKLGKAMVSGSADVMVGYSSTPKRHQTAFFRPATANWQWVDGMTAIDGNGQGPERPYLFTLLNPGTHYIWDTVYKDPKVFNWMLAQSRP from the coding sequence ATGCAATTGCATTCGCGTGGTTTGAGAGGATGGGCCTCCGCGACGCTCGCGCTGCTGCTGGGGGCGTGCGGGGAGCAGGTGGAGCCGTCGTCTGCGGATTCGCGCATGGCGCCGATGCCGCTCGTCACGTCGCAGCGGCTGACGCTCGCCCCGTCGATGCTGTCTCCGGATGGCATCCGTCCTATCGCGGGTGCGTACCAGAACCTGGTGGACGAACAGCACCTCATCGGAGACCCGCGCGCGGGCACGGGCGTGGACCCCGTCACGACCTGGGGCAACGTCGTCTACAACGAGTCCGCCTACCCCATGGGCTTCATCATCGACCTGGGGCAGGAGTACGACCTGACGGAGGTGGGGGTCTTCGACACGTACGACTCCGGCATCATCACCTTCGACGTGGGCACGCCGGGGGCGTGGGTGAACGTGGTCACCTACAAGGCCACGGAGTGGAAGGAGTGGGTCCTGCATCCCATCCAGCGCCGCACGCGCTATGTCCACTTCACGCGAGAGATGTATGGCGCCTCGGACGAAATCGTCATCTACGGCTCCCCGGTGGACGGTGGGCCGCCGGCCAACCTCCCGCCCACGGCTTCCGCGGGCGCGGACCGGACGGTGGTGCAGCCCGCGACCTCCACCGCGCTGAGCGGGACGGCGTCCGACAGCGACGGCACCGTGGCCTCCGTGCAGTGGACGCAGGTCTCCGGGCCGAACACCGCGACGCTCTCCGGCGCGACGACGCTGTCGGCCACCGCCTCCAACCTCGTGCTGGGCCTCTATGAGTTCGAGCTGGTGGTGACGGACGACGACGGCGCCACCGCGTCGGACCGCGTGAAGGTGCAGGTGAACGCCTCGCCCACGGGCCGAGGTGTCGTGCTCGAGGTCCGCAAGGACGCGAATCCGTATGGGAAGTACGGCTTCGTCGTGTACACGCCGCCCGGCTACAGCGAGGGCTCGCTTTATCCCATCGTCTTCTTCCTCCATGGACTGGGGCAGAAGGGCGACGGCAAGGGCCAGCTGCACCTGGTCCGCGACGAGGGGCCGCTGCGCTACATCGACCAGGAGAACAAGGACTATCCCTTCGTCCTCGTGGCCCCGCAGACGGACGGCTTCTGGAGCGAATGGGAAGTCGAGAACCAGGTCGACGGGTTCTTCGAGTACATCCTCTCGACCTACAAGGTGGACCGCAAGCGCGTCTACCTGACGGGTCTGAGCATGGGCGGCGCCGGGACCTTCAACTACGCGGGGCGCTTCCCCGGGAAGCTGGCCGCGGCCCTCCCCGTGTGCAATGGCGGGTATGGCTCCAACGATGCTCGGGCGCAGGCGATGGTCGCGGCCAACCTCCCCATCTGGGCCACGCATGGTCTCGACGACAAGGACATCTACCCCTCGGCCACCTCCGGCTGGTTCGACAAGCTGGGCAAGGCCATGGTCAGCGGCTCGGCCGATGTGATGGTGGGGTATTCCTCCACGCCGAAGCGGCACCAGACCGCGTTCTTCCGTCCCGCGACGGCGAACTGGCAGTGGGTCGACGGCATGACGGCCATCGACGGCAACGGCCAGGGCCCGGAGCGGCCGTACCTCTTCACCCTCCTCAATCCTGGGACGCACTACATCTGGGACACCGTCTACAAGGACCCGAAGGTCTTCAACTGGATGCTGGCCCAGTCCCGGCCCTGA
- a CDS encoding PH domain-containing protein: MTHAGERAAASTTVEQAIAPEHARALWPLPTVLRPHRNLLTHYLLSSLLLGPAFPVFMVQRFFKFQTLSYALDEEGITVRWGILFRREVSLTYARIQDIHLSSNLLERWLGLARIQLQTASGSAQAEVTIEGLQHFEAMRDFLYGRMRGTRDVAGSGPSAPGALATASRGEGLETVLREVAAEVRLLRQELGGTSTPTPHEPNAPEKDHG, translated from the coding sequence ATGACACACGCGGGAGAACGCGCCGCCGCTTCGACGACGGTCGAACAGGCGATTGCCCCCGAGCACGCGCGGGCGCTGTGGCCGCTGCCCACGGTGCTACGTCCGCACCGCAACCTGCTGACCCACTACCTGCTGTCCTCGCTGCTGCTGGGCCCGGCGTTCCCCGTCTTCATGGTGCAGCGCTTCTTCAAGTTCCAGACGCTGAGCTACGCGCTGGACGAGGAGGGCATCACCGTGCGCTGGGGCATCCTCTTCCGGCGCGAGGTGTCGCTGACGTACGCGCGCATCCAGGACATCCACCTGTCCAGCAACCTGCTGGAGCGCTGGCTGGGGCTGGCGCGCATCCAGCTCCAGACGGCGAGCGGCAGCGCGCAGGCGGAGGTCACCATCGAGGGGCTCCAGCACTTCGAGGCGATGCGCGACTTCCTCTATGGGCGGATGCGCGGCACGCGCGACGTCGCGGGGAGTGGCCCGTCCGCGCCCGGCGCGCTGGCGACCGCGTCCCGGGGCGAGGGGCTCGAGACCGTGCTGCGCGAGGTGGCGGCCGAGGTGCGCCTGCTCCGCCAGGAGCTGGGCGGGACGTCCACTCCCACTCCCCATGAGCCCAACGCGCCGGAGAAGGACCATGGCTGA